A genomic segment from Panulirus ornatus isolate Po-2019 chromosome 7, ASM3632096v1, whole genome shotgun sequence encodes:
- the LOC139749577 gene encoding uncharacterized protein isoform X1, which translates to MSTCMLCWLPTRLLYNASRAACGGGGTHTSQVRDGVYRLLCIVPDTPTHSSSPVTRSYSAFTHTTKTCHQVDSSCSWQTETSPQNVIIKGAESIKKDDLLMVNPEVDESSEMNSKRPRELLSPVRPLPKKKVKGNCQSRERVTNPTTLDFIPLPSSPPQEKGDLGDFFVIDTNPSEVDFPELTSRNKCNRGSTNSESEVLANEHNSKRVDSVGDNGGGECTRHNQVRVSYDCDVVYVHSTSKFEKKKSLDENKYNGDKKKKKKRTNGIGNSKEKSKGLTRDDDIDILYEGPSRQAQDEVMVVCTVNTNQKDENHLLSSRRSPALDGQSRKCHTSTRQGLKTKPNDIQPEEIISLQPKSVRGKGKEPENCQKREASPDIQKVNVIDPDVVEIEEPPASGSKREDGVEVIDIFGSDHEDTCSTSSSDHEVRDMDVSTTEFISLQKLCVRDLENTEIDISDETLKLRKRLEKLRKWEMTGLGQEIIAGKNVKPTDTMFTVMSYNVLAQALLTDNMRLYSSCKEEHLSWPYRWALLQHEIQDLDPDILMLQEVQASHYHSYYLPWFGFKGYDGLYKKRTGIKADGCAIFFKKSKFSMIEHSSVEFLQPEARNVLDRDNIGLIVKLMPVSQPNLPAFCVATTHLLYNPHRHDIKLAQVVLLLSEIDRLCYESEEGGRTKYCPVIITGDFNAEPHSALLRFIKEGHLHYEGLARKTLARHGVCGPFLGPNLLPSSLGLTDRCQHSVLAQSRFLEQSRGPIFSLSDKRKLEESLIRLYHSDRNAPTRKISKSTNRGSAPSGWFSHGFNFHSVYRHRLSRSGGAPEATTHQNGWTSVDYVMYSRAYSNSLGRPVEGNLKLLARYGLLSGKEAERYAPLPSAVCPSDHFPLAAQFLLRK; encoded by the exons ATGAG CACCTGCATGCTTTGTTGGCTGCCGACCCGTTTGCTGTACAACGCCAGTCGTGCAGCTTGTGGAGGCGGTGGCACACACACATCGCAAGTCAGGGATGGTGTATACAGGCTCCTCTGTATTGTtccagacacacctacacacagcAGCTCCCCTGTTACCAGGAGTTACTCCGCATTCACTCACACAACCAAGACATGTCACCAGGTTGACAGTTCTTGCTCTTGGCAAACGGAGACATCACCACAGAATGTCATAATAAAAGGAGCTGAATCTATTAAGAAGGATGACTTGCTGATGGTGAATCCAGAAGTTGATGAATCATCTGAGATGAATTCCAAGCGGCCCAGGGAGCTGCTGTCTCCAGTGCGACCGTTACCGAAGAAGAAGGTTAAAGGTAATTGTCAGTCTCGAGAGAGAGTCACCAATCCCACAACTCTTGACTTTATTCCGCTTCCTTCTAGTCCGCCACAAGAGAAGGGTGATCTGGGTGATTTCTTTGTTATTGATACCAATCCCTCAGAAGTAGATTTTCCTGAGCTGACCAGTAGGAACAAGTGCAACAGAGGAAGTACAAACAGTGAATCTGAGGTATTAGCAAATGAACATAATAGCAAGAGAGTAGACTCTGTAGGTGATAATGGCGGTGGAGAATGCACCAGACACAACCAAGTGAGAGTGTCATATGATTGTGATGTTGTTTATGTTCACTCCACctcaaaatttgaaaaaaaaaaatccttagatgaaaacaaatataatggtgataagaaaaagaaaaagaaaaggactaATGGTATTGGTAATAGTAAGGAGAAATCTAAGGGACTCACAAGGGATGATGACATTGATATCTTGTATGAAGGTCCAAGCAGACAGGCACAAGATGAAGTTATGGTTGTGTGCACTGTTAATACAAATCAAAAGGATGAAAACCACCTTCTGTCATCTAGAAGGTCACCTGCTCTGGATGGTCAATCCAGGAAATGTCACACTAGTACAAGACAGGGACTCAAGACCAAACCAAATGACATACAGCCGGAAGAAATAATTTCACTGCAGCCCAAAAGTgttaggggaaaggggaaggaaccTGAAAATTGCCAGAAGAGGGAAGCAAGTCCTGACATACAAAAGGTCAATGTGATAGACCCTGATGTTGTGGAGATTGAGGAACCTCCAGCTTCAGGAAGCAAGAGAGAAGATGGGGTTGAAGTCATTGACATTTTTGGGTCCGATCATGAGGACACCTGCAGCACTAGCTCTTCTGACCATGAAGTCAGAGATATGGATGTCAGCACTACAGAATTCATATCTTTACAGAAATTATGTGTTAGGGACTTGGAGAACACTGAGATCGACATAAGTGATGAGACGCTGAAGTTGCGGAAAAGgttagaaaaattaagaaaatgggagatgacAGGTCTGGGGCAGGAGATTATTGCTGGAAAGAATGTAAAGCCAACAGATACTATGTTTACTGTCATGTCATACAATGTACTTGCTCAGGCATTGTTGACTGATAACATGAGACTGTACAGTTCTTGTAAGGAGGAACATCTTTCATGGCCATACAGATGGGCATTGCTGCAGCATGAGATTCAGGATCTTGACCCAGATATACTCATGTTGCAGGAAGTTCAGGCATCCCATTACCACAGTTACTATCTACCATGGTTCGGTTTTAAGGGCTACGATGGGTTATACAAGAAGCGAACAGGAATTAAGGCAGATGGCTGTGCAATATTCTTCAAAAAAAGCAAATTTTCTATGATAGAACATAGTAGTGTTGAGTTTCTACAGCCAGAAGCCAGAAATGTCCTAGATCGTGATAACATCGGCCTCATAGTAAAACTCATGCCGGTGTCGCAGCCAAACTTGCCAGCATTCTGTGTGGCCACGACACACCTGTTGTATAACCCACACAGACATGATATCAAATTGGCACAGGTTGTTTTGCTTTTGTCAGAAATAGACAGACTGTGCTATGAGAGTGAGGAAGGTGGAAGGACCAAGTATTGTCCTGTGATAATAACTGGTGATTTTAATGCTGAGCCCCACAGTGCTTTACTTCGTTTCATTAAGGAGGGCCATCTACATTATGAAGGTCTAGCTCGTAAGACTCTGGCTCGGCATGGTGTGTGTGGGCCGTTTCTTGGGCCAAATCTGCTTCCTTCATCTCTTGGTCTCACAGATCGCTGTCAGCATTCAGTGTTAGCACAAAGTCGATTCTTGGAACAGTCCCGTGGACCCATCTTTTCTTTATCAGACAAGCGAAAACTGGAGGAATCACTAATTCGTCTGTATCATTCAGACCGTAATGCACCAACACGCAAGATCTCCAAGTCAACTAACCGAGGTTCTGCGCCATCTGGTTGGTTTTCTCATGGCTTCAACTTTCACTCTGTTTACCGACATCGATTGAGTCGTTCAGGTGGGGCTCCCGAGGCCACCACTCATCAAAATGGGTGGACTTCAGTGGATTATGTGATGTACTCTCGTGCCTATTCTAACTCCTTAGGAAGGCCAGTTGAAGGAAATCTAAAGCTTCTGGCACGATATGGTTTGCTGTCTGGTAAAGAAGCTGAAAGGTATGCACCATTACCCTCAGCAGTATGTCCATCTGACCACTTTCCTCTTGCTGCACAATTCTTGCTCCGAAAATAA
- the LOC139749577 gene encoding uncharacterized protein isoform X2, with the protein MLCWLPTRLLYNASRAACGGGGTHTSQVRDGVYRLLCIVPDTPTHSSSPVTRSYSAFTHTTKTCHQVDSSCSWQTETSPQNVIIKGAESIKKDDLLMVNPEVDESSEMNSKRPRELLSPVRPLPKKKVKGNCQSRERVTNPTTLDFIPLPSSPPQEKGDLGDFFVIDTNPSEVDFPELTSRNKCNRGSTNSESEVLANEHNSKRVDSVGDNGGGECTRHNQVRVSYDCDVVYVHSTSKFEKKKSLDENKYNGDKKKKKKRTNGIGNSKEKSKGLTRDDDIDILYEGPSRQAQDEVMVVCTVNTNQKDENHLLSSRRSPALDGQSRKCHTSTRQGLKTKPNDIQPEEIISLQPKSVRGKGKEPENCQKREASPDIQKVNVIDPDVVEIEEPPASGSKREDGVEVIDIFGSDHEDTCSTSSSDHEVRDMDVSTTEFISLQKLCVRDLENTEIDISDETLKLRKRLEKLRKWEMTGLGQEIIAGKNVKPTDTMFTVMSYNVLAQALLTDNMRLYSSCKEEHLSWPYRWALLQHEIQDLDPDILMLQEVQASHYHSYYLPWFGFKGYDGLYKKRTGIKADGCAIFFKKSKFSMIEHSSVEFLQPEARNVLDRDNIGLIVKLMPVSQPNLPAFCVATTHLLYNPHRHDIKLAQVVLLLSEIDRLCYESEEGGRTKYCPVIITGDFNAEPHSALLRFIKEGHLHYEGLARKTLARHGVCGPFLGPNLLPSSLGLTDRCQHSVLAQSRFLEQSRGPIFSLSDKRKLEESLIRLYHSDRNAPTRKISKSTNRGSAPSGWFSHGFNFHSVYRHRLSRSGGAPEATTHQNGWTSVDYVMYSRAYSNSLGRPVEGNLKLLARYGLLSGKEAERYAPLPSAVCPSDHFPLAAQFLLRK; encoded by the coding sequence ATGCTTTGTTGGCTGCCGACCCGTTTGCTGTACAACGCCAGTCGTGCAGCTTGTGGAGGCGGTGGCACACACACATCGCAAGTCAGGGATGGTGTATACAGGCTCCTCTGTATTGTtccagacacacctacacacagcAGCTCCCCTGTTACCAGGAGTTACTCCGCATTCACTCACACAACCAAGACATGTCACCAGGTTGACAGTTCTTGCTCTTGGCAAACGGAGACATCACCACAGAATGTCATAATAAAAGGAGCTGAATCTATTAAGAAGGATGACTTGCTGATGGTGAATCCAGAAGTTGATGAATCATCTGAGATGAATTCCAAGCGGCCCAGGGAGCTGCTGTCTCCAGTGCGACCGTTACCGAAGAAGAAGGTTAAAGGTAATTGTCAGTCTCGAGAGAGAGTCACCAATCCCACAACTCTTGACTTTATTCCGCTTCCTTCTAGTCCGCCACAAGAGAAGGGTGATCTGGGTGATTTCTTTGTTATTGATACCAATCCCTCAGAAGTAGATTTTCCTGAGCTGACCAGTAGGAACAAGTGCAACAGAGGAAGTACAAACAGTGAATCTGAGGTATTAGCAAATGAACATAATAGCAAGAGAGTAGACTCTGTAGGTGATAATGGCGGTGGAGAATGCACCAGACACAACCAAGTGAGAGTGTCATATGATTGTGATGTTGTTTATGTTCACTCCACctcaaaatttgaaaaaaaaaaatccttagatgaaaacaaatataatggtgataagaaaaagaaaaagaaaaggactaATGGTATTGGTAATAGTAAGGAGAAATCTAAGGGACTCACAAGGGATGATGACATTGATATCTTGTATGAAGGTCCAAGCAGACAGGCACAAGATGAAGTTATGGTTGTGTGCACTGTTAATACAAATCAAAAGGATGAAAACCACCTTCTGTCATCTAGAAGGTCACCTGCTCTGGATGGTCAATCCAGGAAATGTCACACTAGTACAAGACAGGGACTCAAGACCAAACCAAATGACATACAGCCGGAAGAAATAATTTCACTGCAGCCCAAAAGTgttaggggaaaggggaaggaaccTGAAAATTGCCAGAAGAGGGAAGCAAGTCCTGACATACAAAAGGTCAATGTGATAGACCCTGATGTTGTGGAGATTGAGGAACCTCCAGCTTCAGGAAGCAAGAGAGAAGATGGGGTTGAAGTCATTGACATTTTTGGGTCCGATCATGAGGACACCTGCAGCACTAGCTCTTCTGACCATGAAGTCAGAGATATGGATGTCAGCACTACAGAATTCATATCTTTACAGAAATTATGTGTTAGGGACTTGGAGAACACTGAGATCGACATAAGTGATGAGACGCTGAAGTTGCGGAAAAGgttagaaaaattaagaaaatgggagatgacAGGTCTGGGGCAGGAGATTATTGCTGGAAAGAATGTAAAGCCAACAGATACTATGTTTACTGTCATGTCATACAATGTACTTGCTCAGGCATTGTTGACTGATAACATGAGACTGTACAGTTCTTGTAAGGAGGAACATCTTTCATGGCCATACAGATGGGCATTGCTGCAGCATGAGATTCAGGATCTTGACCCAGATATACTCATGTTGCAGGAAGTTCAGGCATCCCATTACCACAGTTACTATCTACCATGGTTCGGTTTTAAGGGCTACGATGGGTTATACAAGAAGCGAACAGGAATTAAGGCAGATGGCTGTGCAATATTCTTCAAAAAAAGCAAATTTTCTATGATAGAACATAGTAGTGTTGAGTTTCTACAGCCAGAAGCCAGAAATGTCCTAGATCGTGATAACATCGGCCTCATAGTAAAACTCATGCCGGTGTCGCAGCCAAACTTGCCAGCATTCTGTGTGGCCACGACACACCTGTTGTATAACCCACACAGACATGATATCAAATTGGCACAGGTTGTTTTGCTTTTGTCAGAAATAGACAGACTGTGCTATGAGAGTGAGGAAGGTGGAAGGACCAAGTATTGTCCTGTGATAATAACTGGTGATTTTAATGCTGAGCCCCACAGTGCTTTACTTCGTTTCATTAAGGAGGGCCATCTACATTATGAAGGTCTAGCTCGTAAGACTCTGGCTCGGCATGGTGTGTGTGGGCCGTTTCTTGGGCCAAATCTGCTTCCTTCATCTCTTGGTCTCACAGATCGCTGTCAGCATTCAGTGTTAGCACAAAGTCGATTCTTGGAACAGTCCCGTGGACCCATCTTTTCTTTATCAGACAAGCGAAAACTGGAGGAATCACTAATTCGTCTGTATCATTCAGACCGTAATGCACCAACACGCAAGATCTCCAAGTCAACTAACCGAGGTTCTGCGCCATCTGGTTGGTTTTCTCATGGCTTCAACTTTCACTCTGTTTACCGACATCGATTGAGTCGTTCAGGTGGGGCTCCCGAGGCCACCACTCATCAAAATGGGTGGACTTCAGTGGATTATGTGATGTACTCTCGTGCCTATTCTAACTCCTTAGGAAGGCCAGTTGAAGGAAATCTAAAGCTTCTGGCACGATATGGTTTGCTGTCTGGTAAAGAAGCTGAAAGGTATGCACCATTACCCTCAGCAGTATGTCCATCTGACCACTTTCCTCTTGCTGCACAATTCTTGCTCCGAAAATAA